The Desulfohalovibrio reitneri genome contains a region encoding:
- the casB gene encoding type I-E CRISPR-associated protein Cse2/CasB, translating into MSEPLYARDDFQKCLASWWSGLAGRTTDGEEGDRAPNRKHRAELRRAKRTMDVCLSEAFAHGFLSALKDCGIVPRDDEIEGLARLAGLAAHVQTLAERPMGGIMAQPRASGAAVAVSPQRFRKLLTIEDPDDFFVAMVRMLRLTDGRANLASLSRACQNWTDTTRRWWAMEYYNVLPSKESEHATSKR; encoded by the coding sequence ATGAGCGAGCCCCTGTACGCGCGCGACGACTTCCAGAAATGCCTCGCCTCCTGGTGGTCCGGCCTCGCCGGCCGCACCACGGACGGGGAAGAAGGCGATCGCGCCCCCAACCGCAAGCACCGCGCCGAACTGCGCCGGGCGAAACGGACCATGGACGTCTGCCTCAGCGAAGCCTTCGCCCACGGCTTCCTCTCCGCCCTCAAGGACTGCGGCATCGTGCCGCGCGATGACGAAATCGAGGGCCTGGCCCGGCTGGCCGGGCTGGCCGCCCACGTGCAGACCCTGGCCGAGCGCCCCATGGGCGGCATCATGGCCCAGCCACGCGCCTCCGGCGCTGCCGTGGCCGTCTCGCCCCAGCGGTTCCGCAAGCTGCTCACCATCGAAGATCCGGACGATTTCTTCGTGGCCATGGTCCGCATGCTGCGCCTCACGGACGGCCGGGCCAACTTGGCAAGCCTGTCCCGCGCCTGCCAGAACTGGACCGACACCACCCGCCGCTGGTGGGCCATGGAGTATTACAACGTCCTCCCCTCCAAGGAATCCGAACACGCCACGTCCAAACGATAA
- the cas7e gene encoding type I-E CRISPR-associated protein Cas7/Cse4/CasC, giving the protein MSTFLQLHLLTAYPPANLNRDDLGRPKTAIVGGRMRLRVSSQSLKRAWRVSDVFQQALGGENLGMRTKEIGLRAYQAMTKDMPFREALDSTLGLDRLAEPKGQEKKAFELANKIADHFGKAKGKDKNNQYAQLETEQMVHISDAEIQAVQKLLDAWKAGEKIDDKLNLLRRKHAACDIAMFGRMIAAQPVYNTDAAVQVAHAFSVDQAAVEDDFFTAVDDLNRREEDAGAGHMGIQEFGSGLYYLYVCVNRDLLVDNLDGDEDLARESLRALARAACTVAPTGKQNSFASRANAAYVLAERGAEQPRSLSLAFLDPIKDNGEGMLDTAVNSLRATKRSMDEAYGPKLDTTECYAAKGEGSMAEVFDFLAE; this is encoded by the coding sequence GTGAGCACCTTTCTGCAACTCCACCTGCTGACCGCCTATCCCCCCGCCAACCTCAACCGCGACGACCTGGGTCGTCCCAAGACCGCCATCGTGGGCGGCAGGATGCGGCTGCGCGTCTCCTCCCAGTCGCTCAAGCGCGCCTGGCGCGTCAGCGATGTCTTCCAGCAGGCCCTGGGCGGGGAGAACCTGGGGATGCGCACCAAGGAGATCGGCCTGCGCGCCTACCAGGCCATGACCAAAGACATGCCTTTCCGCGAGGCCCTGGACTCCACCCTTGGCCTGGACCGGTTGGCCGAACCCAAGGGCCAGGAGAAAAAGGCCTTCGAACTGGCCAACAAGATCGCCGACCACTTCGGCAAGGCCAAAGGCAAGGACAAGAACAACCAGTACGCCCAGCTCGAGACCGAGCAGATGGTCCACATCAGCGACGCCGAGATCCAGGCCGTGCAAAAGTTACTGGACGCCTGGAAGGCAGGTGAAAAGATCGACGACAAGCTGAACCTGCTGCGCCGCAAGCACGCCGCCTGCGACATCGCCATGTTCGGTCGCATGATCGCCGCCCAGCCCGTATACAACACGGACGCCGCCGTGCAGGTGGCCCACGCCTTTTCCGTGGACCAAGCTGCGGTGGAGGACGACTTCTTCACTGCGGTGGACGACCTCAACCGTCGCGAGGAGGACGCGGGCGCGGGCCACATGGGCATTCAGGAATTCGGCTCCGGGCTGTACTACCTCTACGTCTGCGTCAACCGCGACCTGCTGGTGGACAATCTGGACGGCGACGAGGACCTGGCCCGCGAGTCCCTGCGCGCCCTGGCCCGGGCCGCCTGCACCGTGGCCCCCACCGGCAAGCAGAACAGCTTCGCCTCCCGCGCCAACGCCGCCTACGTGCTGGCGGAACGCGGTGCGGAGCAGCCCCGCAGCCTGTCCCTGGCCTTCCTTGATCCGATCAAGGACAACGGCGAAGGAATGCTGGACACGGCCGTGAACTCGCTGCGCGCCACCAAGCGGAGCATGGACGAGGCCTACGGCCCCAAGCTGGACACCACGGAGTGCTACGCGGCCAAGGGCGAGGGCTCCATGGCCGAAGTCTTCGACTTCCTGGCGGAGTAG
- the casA gene encoding type I-E CRISPR-associated protein Cse1/CasA — protein sequence MAYNLLSEPWLPVTRLRSGLAHIAPHQLTENLDGDPVVSLAFPRPDLNAAVLEWLIGLVQTVYWDELKNNTAWVTLWESPPPPEDLHRRMEPFSYAFELLAEGDPAFMQDRNPEQLDKSYDVDMLFFEVAGQKAAWFVKPNESPVLCPACAAAALHMLQAYAYSGGAGVRTGLRGGGPLSTIIMRDNLWETTWANVLPAGKFGKACDPNAPEAFGVFPWLAPTRVSSEGTKPVTTDEVHPLHLYWAMPRRMRLRYEEGDQPCAMCASTQGPRITGYAYRHHGNNYEGEWDHPLTPLRHEPKDGTRITIKGKSFSGYRDWLGLVFTERVKIKPKKKGGEPVKVTVRTPAPVVEQALHSQRRGDMLGTELRLRASGFSMDQMKPLAFTDEVMPVVLPKDADLLEEQHVLATRLINAAEFTRQALYSAARTALLDERKDAKGTNSMLTEVDALFWSKTQPVFDDAMRHGLDALEQGYDTEKARRVYLRRLQAVTEALFRDMVQSAALDDTQMERHARAWRDLQARIRWPKAQVWNKLDIDPKAQEEEAQPATGEA from the coding sequence ATGGCATACAACCTGCTTTCCGAACCATGGCTACCGGTCACGCGCCTGCGCTCCGGCCTGGCGCATATCGCTCCCCATCAACTCACCGAAAACCTGGACGGCGATCCCGTCGTCTCCCTGGCCTTTCCTCGGCCCGACCTCAACGCCGCCGTGCTGGAATGGCTCATCGGCCTCGTGCAGACCGTCTATTGGGATGAACTGAAAAACAACACCGCGTGGGTGACCCTATGGGAAAGCCCACCGCCCCCCGAAGACCTGCATCGGCGGATGGAGCCATTCTCTTACGCCTTCGAGCTTCTTGCCGAGGGCGACCCGGCCTTTATGCAGGACCGCAACCCGGAGCAGCTGGACAAGTCCTATGACGTGGACATGCTCTTCTTCGAGGTTGCCGGCCAAAAAGCGGCTTGGTTCGTCAAGCCCAATGAGTCGCCCGTCCTCTGCCCCGCATGCGCCGCAGCCGCCCTGCACATGCTGCAAGCCTACGCGTACAGCGGCGGGGCGGGTGTGCGTACCGGCCTGCGCGGCGGGGGCCCCCTGTCCACCATCATCATGCGCGACAATTTGTGGGAAACCACCTGGGCCAACGTGTTGCCGGCCGGCAAGTTCGGCAAAGCCTGCGATCCAAACGCACCGGAGGCCTTCGGCGTCTTCCCCTGGCTGGCGCCCACCCGCGTCAGTTCCGAAGGGACCAAGCCAGTGACAACCGACGAAGTCCATCCTCTGCACCTCTATTGGGCCATGCCCCGGCGCATGCGCTTGCGGTACGAGGAAGGCGACCAGCCGTGCGCCATGTGCGCCTCCACGCAAGGTCCCCGCATCACCGGTTACGCCTATCGCCATCACGGGAACAATTACGAAGGCGAATGGGACCACCCTCTGACTCCGCTGCGGCACGAGCCCAAAGATGGAACCCGCATCACGATCAAAGGGAAATCCTTCTCCGGCTACCGCGACTGGCTTGGTCTGGTCTTCACGGAGCGGGTCAAGATCAAGCCGAAGAAGAAAGGCGGGGAGCCGGTGAAAGTCACTGTACGGACGCCAGCACCCGTGGTCGAGCAGGCCCTTCATTCGCAACGACGCGGTGACATGCTGGGGACCGAGCTCCGGCTTCGTGCCAGCGGCTTCAGTATGGACCAAATGAAGCCCCTAGCCTTTACCGACGAGGTCATGCCCGTGGTGCTGCCCAAGGACGCCGACCTGCTCGAAGAGCAGCATGTACTGGCCACCCGCCTCATCAACGCCGCCGAATTCACCCGCCAGGCCCTCTACTCCGCGGCCAGGACCGCCCTGCTGGACGAAAGAAAGGACGCCAAGGGAACAAACTCCATGCTCACCGAGGTGGACGCCCTGTTCTGGAGCAAGACCCAGCCCGTGTTCGACGACGCCATGCGCCACGGTCTGGACGCCCTGGAGCAAGGGTACGACACGGAGAAGGCCCGCCGGGTGTACCTGCGCAGGCTCCAGGCCGTGACCGAAGCGTTGTTCCGCGACATGGTGCAGTCCGCCGCCCTGGACGACACCCAGATGGAACGCCACGCCCGCGCCTGGCGCGACCTGCAAGCCCGCATTCGCTGGCCCAAGGCCCAGGTGTGGAACAAACTTGATATCGACCCCAAGGCCCAAGAGGAAGAAGCCCAACCCGCAACCGGAGAAGCGTGA
- the cas5e gene encoding type I-E CRISPR-associated protein Cas5/CasD, protein MRCVLFTIYGPLCSWGSLAVAGVRRSWGHPSKSAILGLVAGALGYKRSAEDDHASLERDWALAVRVDSPGTALLDYHTVQYPPAKGKRTFHTRRDELGQKLADGEQPETKVLSQREYLQDAAFTVCLLPRADQPKDSAEAIRDALNAPRFTPYLGRRSCPRPCPSWPKWLTRKQPRKPCGNGDCTAAWRGPCPSSSNATCTWRLGCQARRTAITSWSAATPSFRAGRGSSPPGWNGAAPCPRRPPHAGPSTGGNMMYLSRAWITDAAEACRLARAGFYENHRAVWRLFADHPNRDRDFLYRRQDERTSGHRRRHPDGGAAEFLIVSARPPRQAPGWRVETKDYDPDLTEGDRLHFSLRANPTRVVTQPGGKKKRVDVVMHAKHQLKEQGTAPEDLPPQAVLAHNAGCAWLRDRAPALGLELDESSLRADGYQLHQRAPSGGKKPIRFASLDFSGLARVADAEALRAALFSGVGKSKGFGCGLLLVRRA, encoded by the coding sequence ATGCGCTGTGTGCTCTTCACCATCTACGGCCCCTTGTGCTCCTGGGGCTCTTTGGCCGTGGCCGGGGTGCGGCGCTCCTGGGGGCATCCCTCCAAGAGCGCCATCCTGGGCCTTGTGGCCGGGGCTCTGGGGTATAAGCGAAGCGCCGAGGACGACCACGCCTCCCTGGAGCGGGACTGGGCCCTGGCCGTGCGCGTGGACTCGCCCGGCACAGCCCTGCTGGACTACCACACCGTGCAGTACCCGCCCGCCAAGGGCAAACGGACCTTCCACACCCGCCGCGACGAACTGGGCCAGAAGCTGGCCGACGGCGAACAGCCGGAAACCAAGGTGCTCTCCCAGCGGGAATACCTTCAGGACGCGGCCTTCACCGTTTGCCTGCTGCCCCGGGCGGACCAGCCGAAGGATTCGGCCGAGGCCATCCGTGACGCCCTCAACGCGCCGCGCTTCACCCCGTACCTGGGCCGCCGCTCCTGCCCCCGGCCCTGCCCTTCCTGGCCCAAGTGGTTGACGCGGAAACAGCCGAGGAAGCCCTGCGGCAACGGGGACTGCACAGCCGCTTGGCGCGGACCCTGCCCCTCCAGCAGCAATGCGACCTGTACGTGGAGGCTGGGATGCCAGGCGAGGCGGACGGCGATCACCTCGTGGAGCGCCGCGACGCCATCCTTTCGCGCCGGGCGCGGCAGTTCGCCCCCAGGCTGGAACGGCGCGGCTCCGTGCCCGCGCCGCCCCCCACACGCCGGGCCAAGCACCGGAGGGAACATGATGTACCTCAGCCGAGCCTGGATTACCGACGCGGCCGAGGCCTGCCGCCTGGCCCGCGCCGGTTTCTACGAGAACCACCGGGCGGTCTGGCGGCTCTTCGCCGACCACCCGAACCGCGACCGCGACTTCCTCTACCGCCGCCAGGACGAGCGGACTTCCGGGCACCGCCGCCGCCATCCGGACGGCGGCGCGGCCGAGTTCCTCATCGTCTCCGCCCGGCCGCCTCGCCAAGCCCCCGGCTGGCGGGTGGAGACCAAGGACTACGATCCCGATCTGACCGAGGGGGACCGTCTGCACTTCTCCCTGCGGGCCAACCCCACCCGGGTGGTTACCCAGCCAGGCGGCAAAAAGAAGCGTGTGGACGTGGTCATGCACGCCAAGCATCAACTCAAGGAACAGGGCACCGCCCCCGAGGACCTGCCGCCCCAGGCCGTACTGGCCCACAACGCGGGCTGCGCCTGGCTGCGCGACCGCGCCCCCGCCCTGGGGCTTGAGTTGGACGAATCCAGCCTGCGGGCGGACGGCTACCAACTGCACCAGCGCGCCCCCTCCGGCGGCAAAAAGCCCATCCGCTTCGCCAGCCTGGACTTCTCCGGCCTGGCCCGGGTGGCGGACGCCGAGGCCCTTCGCGCCGCCCTGTTCAGCGGGGTGGGCAAGTCCAAGGGATTCGGCTGCGGCCTCCTGCTGGTGCGGAGGGCCTGA